A genome region from Engraulis encrasicolus isolate BLACKSEA-1 chromosome 6, IST_EnEncr_1.0, whole genome shotgun sequence includes the following:
- the plrg1 gene encoding pleiotropic regulator 1 translates to MAEDVQKHSVHTLVFRSLKRTHDMFVADNAKPISRDEESNKVKMAAKLRAEYGAILHMPLMKEGREKDHMLDPYSHGYPDPASLPIEYQITGTHPYPSGPGLALTADTQIQKMPSEGGVHSMALALPPSQARQDMARTAASVGDIHRHAGSAERSLPPHLSLMDGGGTKTLTPRKAPTMPKPQWHPPWKLYRVISGHLGWVRSIAVEPGNQWFVTGSADRTIKIWDLASGKLKLSLTGHISTVRGVAVSNRSPYLFSCGEDKQVKCWDLEYNKVIRHYHGHLSAVYDLDLHPSIDVLVTCSRDSTARVWDIRTKANVHTLSGHTNTVATVKCQNAEPQIITGSHDTTIRLWDLIAAKTRATLTNHKKSVRAVVLHPRQYTFASGSPDNLKQWKFPDGNFIQNLSGHNAIINTLAVNSDGVLVSGADNGTIHMWDWRTGYNFQRIHAAVQPGSLDSESGIFACTFDHSESRLITAEADKTIKVYKEDDTATEESHPVNWKPEIIKRKRF, encoded by the exons ATGGCTGAG GATGTGCAGAAACACTCGGTGCATACCCTCGTTTTCAGATCCCTCAAAAGGACCCATGATATGTTTGTAGCTGATAACGCAAAGCCGATATCACGAGATGAGGAAAG CAATAAAGTGAAAATGGCTGCTAAGTTGAGAGCCGAGTATGGTGCCATTCTTCACATGCCGCTgatgaaggaggggagagagaaggatcaTATGTTAGACCCATACAGTCATGGTTATCCAGATCCTG CCTCATTGCCAATTGAGTACCAGATCACAGGAACGCACCCTTATCCATCTGGACCAG GGTTGGCCCTAACTGCAGACACACAGATTCAGAAGATGCCATCCGAGGGTGGTGTTCACTCCATGGCCCTGGCCTTGCCCCCTTCTCAGGCCAG GCAAGATATGGCTCGAACTGCAGCCAGCGTAGGAGACATTCACAGGCATGCAGGGTCAGCTGAGAGGTCCTTGCCTCCTCACCTG TCTCTGATGGATGGTGGTGGAACCAAAACATTGACCCCAAGGAAAGCCCCAACCATGCCCAAACCACAGTGGCATCCTCCATGGAAACTTTATCGG gtTATTAGTGGTCATCTGGGTTGGGTGCGATCTATTGCTGTTGAGCCTGGCAACCAGTGGTTTGTTACCGGATCAGCTGACAGAACCATAAAG ATTTGGGACCTGGCCAGTGGTAAGCTGAAGCTGTCTCTGACGGGTCACATCAGTACGGTGCGGGGCGTGGCGGTCAGCAACCGCAGCCCTTACCTCTTCTCCTGCGGGGAGGACAAGCAGGTCAAATGCTGGGACTTGGAGTACAACAAG GTTATCAGGCACTATCACGGCCACCTCAGTGCAGTATACGACCTGGACTTGCACCCAAGCATCGACGTCCTGGTCACATGCAGTCGAGATTCCACTGCAAGG GTGTGGGACATCAGAACCAAGGCCAACGTTCACACTCTCTCTGGACACACTAACACCGTGGCAACAGTGAAATGCCAGAACGCAGAGCCTCAGATCATTACAG GAAGCCACGACACCACCATCAGGCTCTGGGATCTGATTGCTGCTAAGACACGAGCCACGCTGACCAATCACAAGAAGTCTGTGCGTGCAGTAGTGCTTCATCCACGGCA GTACACGTTTGCCTCTGGTTCTCCAGACAACCTCAAACAGTGGAAATTTCCAGATGGAAACTTCATTCAAAACCTCTCGGGACACAACGCCATCATCAACACGCTGGCTGTCAACTCCGATGGTGTACTAGTTTCAGGAG CTGATAACGGCACCATACACATGTGGGACTGGCGGACGGGCTACAACTTCCAGCGCATCCACGCGGCGGTGCAGCCCGGCTCCCTGGACAGCGAGTCGGGCATCTTCGCCTGCACCTTTGACCACTCCGAAAGCCGACTCATCACCGCGGAAGCCGACAAGACCATCAAGGTCTACAAAGAAGACGACACAGCG ACTGAAGAGTCGCATCCTGTAAATTGGAAACCAGAGATCATCAAGAGGAAGAGGTTTTAA